Genomic DNA from Coregonus clupeaformis isolate EN_2021a chromosome 9, ASM2061545v1, whole genome shotgun sequence:
caCTGCTACTAGAGCTTGCTGTTGCGTGATAGTAAACAAGAAAATAACTGTAATTCATCTATAGCTTCAAGTCTATTTTCTCACTGAAAATATTAATATCAAGGAAAAATGTCTGAGACAGCCCCAATGCAGACCCTTGTTGTTCAAAACAACATCAACTGCAGCACATGTATGATGTGGTTTCTGTGCACTGGGATCAGCCACACATCAACATGTAGCCTACTGGCATCCCTATGGTATCTGTTTAGTTTCATAGTGCATACACAAAAGTATTCTCTGGTACCACATGATATGATAAGATATAAGATAATTACATACATGTGGTTCCACATAGAAATGTTTTAAAGATGGGACCTACCTTCATATTTGTCAGAAAAATGACATGCCGGTATTAATATTGTTGCAGACAGTATAAAGTAATCATCCATgtctccaaaattgaaacaacagaAAATAATTTCAAGTTCTGATATGGTGTACTCATAAATTATTGTTATTCAATCAACGCCGTTTTTCTTTTTTTGCAAAACGTATTCCGGCTTTAGCGGAGTGTAGCCTATGACGTTGCAGTGTTTGTTGTGCTTTGTATTCTCAAATCAAAAGTGATACTATAGCACCCTCTGTTGGGGCACAGCTGCACCACAGTGTGAGGTCTAGTTTATAATCGTGTATATTCAAACTGTAGTATAGTCAATCACCCAGTAGAGGGCAGTGGAGAGATACAGATGGATGAAGTCTAGAAGTTGCTGAGAGAAAATTGTGGCTGCGTCTGTAAAAACGTTACTAGCTGTCATGTTCTTGCTTGTCCATTACGAAGACAAAACCAGAAAGTGTACTGTAACTGATTGCCAAAAGCAGTTTATTTAATTAACCCTCACTTCAACCTGAATTTGTTGGTCACttgttaaaaaattaaaataaacactTCACTTGCTATTTCTCAATTGATATTTTTCTCCAGTGCGTTTTGAGAATGGGGTGAGGAGAAAATGTGAGGAATGGAGGAAAGTTAAAAGATGTATAAAGATACATCTTATTCAGATGAAGATCTGATGTACGGAACATTAACTAAAGTGCATACTGTATATTCAACATATTTAGTCAATTTTGTTTAATGAAATGTGGTGATTTAATAAACAGGTTTTGCAGCATTATAAACAATTAGagcaaatacattatttacatgtcAAAATTCCATAGGCCTAATTTAggtctagattcaatcagatcaagcgttaaccagcgatagccgacacccgcatagctgatgtttaGCACACACATAGCTGATGTTTCGGAGGTGTCAAATCTGTAACTGCATTGGatctgtcaaatcggtgagcagccactcctgttagaagttcagaatgagaaagtgtaggataaataatgacgctcaaattgaaaatcattaaactAAAAAAAGAGGATTTCTATCATCATAATGGAGGGGTAGATTatatctcacattccagtgttcctacttgtaaacaaggctgcatgggatttctcttaatgtgACTCCATGctgccaatggcaatgtccgctttaggtataatgccaggagccgcttgtggatttgacagctctatgCAGTTccaccgccaaaacaaccgctatgcggatgtcggctaaagtggatctgattgaatagagccctaattTAATTGTGTCAAATATCCATTCTCTAAAATGGCATCTAAACCATTTTCCAGTTATGAAAGATTCGTACCAAAggcgcacacacgtacacacacacacacgtacacacacacacgtacacgcacacacacacacacacacacacacacacacacactcaaaacagAAAAGTCAGATAATGAGACACCCAGACCCACAGTACAATATTTAGTGTCTTTATAAAACAACATATTTGCTAAATATAGCCAAGGCTAATTTAAATATGCATAAATAGCAAGAAAATAGTTTCCCATTTCATTTCAATTAAAACAATTCTGAATAGCGATATTTATACATAGATTAGATAAGAGCAATATATGAACATATGGTACAAACCCCTTTAAATGTCTTAACGCACCCATCAAGAGCAGGACATAGCTAAAGCAATAATACGGTGTATATCAGTCTAACAAATTGTACACATCTTGGTCTTTAGAAGAAACACAGATACCATATGTAACACAAGGCTTATTGAAGTTTGTGAAATATCAAACTCCACATCTTTGGATGGGTTATCGATGATAAAAACCACAACAAGTATAATACAACAATAATCAATATGACTATGGTCAAAATCTTTAAAACATTttgtatatatttacaaaacCTGAGAACAAGGCAATACAAGGGTGAAAACAAGTTTTGGATCCAGACTTTTTTTAAAAGTCAAGTGAATAATTTTCTCCTGGTGTTGAATGTTCTTCAGTGGCTTAGGCTGCTACCCTGTTTATTAGAACTGATATTGGTCTGCAACTTTGGATGCATTTGGAATCCGTTTGTAGCTTATAAATGACTTTGATGGCTGATATCGGTTTATTTCTTTGTAGACTGTGAATTTGGGAAACAACCTATTGCCATTATTAAGTATACTATGAATTACACATTTACATTAATTGTAGTCAATAATCCAAATATAAACACTGTTATCATGTCCTgagagtattattattatttatttagtttTTAGTACTTTTGCAACATGCAAAATCTATTCATCCAGTTTTACTTCTTCAAATGAAATGTTTTTATCAAAATCCTTATGATTTGGATCTGAGATGTCTAAAATCAACTGTTTTCCAGTAATGACcctgttttttatacatttatatTCCCAGACATTACTCCCCTCAAACTCTCATTTCCTCAGCCTTATATCCTTATATCTCTAAACAGCAGGTAGAAAATCTTTCAGGCAGAGAACTCTCTCTGTTCTGTATGGTTCTTTGAACTCTGAGATTAAGCATCAGTTAGCTATCTGTTGGAAGTGTCAGTTGGCCGGCTCAGGGATGGGAGAGGCGTGGTTCTCCAGTCTCATGGTCCAGGGGTCAGGGGTCGGGGTGTAAAATGGAGGGTGGGTAAGGACTTCCCCCCCAGGCCCCGCCAGGGCAAAGGTGAACACGCCCCTCTGTCTCTTCAGCTCCACCTCGTCAACCACATGCTTCCTGTCTGACCAGTGATGCCGAGCCTCCCGGCCCTCCCTGCCCTCCCTGCCCTCCTGGCTCTCTCTGCTGTCACTGTTCAAGTCCTTATAGCCCAGGCCCTTGCCACCCAGACCCAgggcccgtctctctctctcccccaggccCAGACCATGACCTCTAACGCCTCTGTGGGAGGAGGGCAGGAGTCGGCAGCCACCCTTAGACAGACCCTGCCCCTTGCCGTCCTCGTTGTGATTGGCCGAACCCAGAGGACCCTGCAGGAAGTTGTTGGCTGAGCGCCAGGCAGCGGGCTTGCGGCCCCGTCGAGGGCGTGAGACGCGGCAGCTCTGCCTCTTGATGTGGCGGTGCAGGTGGTCTGAGCGCGTGAAGCTCTTGTAGCAGTGCTCACACTGGTAGGGTCGCACCCCTGTGTGGATACGCAGGTGGTTCTTCAGGTCGTAGTTGTGGACAAACTTGGAGTTGCAGTGGAGGCAGATGTAGGGCCGTTCCCCAGTGTGCTTCCGCATGTGGATCttcagcttgtcttgcctgaatAGAAAAAATAGGATTTTATATTATTTACTTTAGTtcacctttattttaccaggttgtCCCATTGaggtcaaaatatatatatttttcaaggGGTTGTCCTTTCAAGTATGTGTTTTGAAAGATGTATCAGAGATTAAAGCATTGTTGGTGGGTATACTCTGGGGTATGTACTAAATGTGCCAGGTGAAACTATCGTGCCAGAGCAGAGGCAGGAAGTGACTAGAAAGAAAGACAGGGGGTTTCCACTTCTTAGGTCTCGGATGATATTCAGATGAGAGGATACAAATTAAATGCCTTAACCACAAAAACACACCCATAATACCCCTCTCAATGTCAGATGTTAATGATTGTTATCTTGTTCTACATGTAGGCATTTTGATAATTATATTAGAATATGATCAGGCAACACTTTTACCTAATCCCTTATCCACTTCTCCACATACGCGGCATCACTAATGGATACTGTATGTGTCAGTACTGTGTTTATTGGCTTTTTATAATCTTGCAGAAGATGGTACAGTATGAAGAGAGTTTGTCATACCTGGTGAAGCGCACCTCACAGATGGTGCACAtgtatggtttctctcctgtgtgagtcctcATGTGTCTGGGTAGTTTCCCCGCCCCCTGGATCACCTTGTTACAGATGGGACACTGCTGGGATGCTTTCGGCttcatcttcctctcctcctccatctgccAGGGAGGGAACAGCGCCCCCAGGTGGCTCGATGCTCTCAGGAAGCTCAGGTAGGACCGGAAGTCTTCCTCGTGCTTTATCTGACCCGGGTGGAGGCGAGGCCCCTCAGACCCCATCCCCAGGCCGGAGGTCATTAAGTCTTTCAGGAAGTCACCGTGAAGCATGCTGGGCGGGACTTCCTCCTTCAGCTCCTCCTTGATGACCTCTCTCTTCACGGCCAGGTCTAAAGGTCGGTTGTCCAGTTGaggggggtgggaggaggggCGGAGGGGCGGGGTCTGGGCGTGGTGGCTGGGGTTGTGGTTGGGGTCTGGGACCTGCGGGGGAAATCCTTGGAACTCTGCAGCCCACATGGAGGGGTAGTAGCCGGGGTGCAGAGGGGAAAAGTTGGCCCTCCTGTCCAGGACTGCTGGTAGTTTAGGGTACAGCCcttcctgtagcagagactcAATGGAAAAGTCCTTGAGGGCTCGGCTCTCCATGCGTTCATGCTCCCGCCTGGGTTTCTCACACTGGGAGTCTGTGTCTGTGCACTTCCTGTTCCTCTGCAGCTCGTACTGGTGCTGGTACTGGGAGGTACTAGGTGGACTTGGTGGTACTTCTCTCTCTGACCCGACCTGGTCCTGACTCTCTGATGACCTCGTTGACCACTCACTGGCGTTGTCCTCCTCATGAACCTCCTGCTCGTCCTTCCTcgactcttcctcttcctcttcctcctcctcctcctcctcctcctcctcatctccctctcctcctcctcctcctcctcttcctcccttgcCAGAGTCCATAATCTCCAGACAGACGTTGACAATGCAGGGGATCTCCAGCATCTGAGCCGCTCCAAGAATTTCCTTCACGTTGGACGCCGTCACCGTCAGCGTAGACGTGTAGGCGAACTCCAAGATGGCCGTCAGCGACTCGGGGGCCACGAAGTCTATCTCATACACCCCGTGCTTGTCCCCTCCGTCTGAGGCCACGGTGAAGAGCTTGTTGAAATACTGGCTACAGGCGGCGAGGACAGAGCGGTGGGTCTGATACTCCTGGCCACGTACGATGAGCACCACGTCACAGAGTAACCCGGTTCGGCGCTGTTCGTTAAGGCAGCACAGGACATCACTGCTGTGGTTGGGGAATGGAATCCCGATCAGGTCATCTTCACTGTGGCCCATCCTCTACTCTCCTTCTCCTTTCTCTGATCTACAGAACAGGGAGACAGACATTAACTATGAGTACTATGTAGACATTAtg
This window encodes:
- the LOC121573425 gene encoding zinc finger and BTB domain-containing protein 7C-like; the encoded protein is MGHSEDDLIGIPFPNHSSDVLCCLNEQRRTGLLCDVVLIVRGQEYQTHRSVLAACSQYFNKLFTVASDGGDKHGVYEIDFVAPESLTAILEFAYTSTLTVTASNVKEILGAAQMLEIPCIVNVCLEIMDSGKGGRGGGGGGEGDEEEEEEEEEEEEEEESRKDEQEVHEEDNASEWSTRSSESQDQVGSEREVPPSPPSTSQYQHQYELQRNRKCTDTDSQCEKPRREHERMESRALKDFSIESLLQEGLYPKLPAVLDRRANFSPLHPGYYPSMWAAEFQGFPPQVPDPNHNPSHHAQTPPLRPSSHPPQLDNRPLDLAVKREVIKEELKEEVPPSMLHGDFLKDLMTSGLGMGSEGPRLHPGQIKHEEDFRSYLSFLRASSHLGALFPPWQMEEERKMKPKASQQCPICNKVIQGAGKLPRHMRTHTGEKPYMCTICEVRFTRQDKLKIHMRKHTGERPYICLHCNSKFVHNYDLKNHLRIHTGVRPYQCEHCYKSFTRSDHLHRHIKRQSCRVSRPRRGRKPAAWRSANNFLQGPLGSANHNEDGKGQGLSKGGCRLLPSSHRGVRGHGLGLGERERRALGLGGKGLGYKDLNSDSRESQEGREGREGREARHHWSDRKHVVDEVELKRQRGVFTFALAGPGGEVLTHPPFYTPTPDPWTMRLENHASPIPEPAN